TTTGACAGAAAGGGATATTTCCCCGGAGCTGATAAAAATGATCCTATAATAGATGGTAATCCATATGATGATATTGTAAACAAAGGTAGATTTACTGACGCACCTACAACAAATGCTATAACTATAGGTTCCTATACCTTTTATGTATGGCTTGGGAATGATGGACAGACACAAAAAAGGAATATAATTGCTATCACAAATACAACTACCACTGGAGGAGCATCTTTTTCTGATGCTGAGCTTATTTATATGGAGGCATTTGATACAGCTGTTGATGGAGCAGTTGATGCAAAGAGCGGCAGAGTAAGAGCAGCAGAAAGTGCTACAATAACTTCAGCAAGCTGGTTGGTAAATGGTGTTACTCTGTACACCACAGATAATAACTGGACATCTGCTGCAAAAGCCTTAGTTTATTACTTTGACAGAGCTCCATAGTAATTTTGGGAGGCTTATGCCTCCCTTTTTTAAAATGATTTTTAGTAAACTTTCCGCTGAAAAAATCCTGCTTATAATTCTTTCAGCTATTTTTTTATTTATAATGCATATATTTTTACCCAACATCGGTGGAGTTATTGCAAAGCAGGTTGAATATGTAATTTGGTTTGCTTCAGGAACAGTTGTTTTTATCGCCTGTCTGAAGGTGCTTAAAGAAAGAACTCTTAAAGAGTCACCTCTGAAAATATACATTCTTTTTTTTATTACTGCATGGATTGGTAGCATTGTTTTCAATCAAATCAGAAACCTTGATTACTTTTTAATAAGCTCTGCATGGCTTGTGGGTGGCTTTGTCCTCTGGTTTGCCTTCCATCAGTATGAACTCACCCAGAAGCAGAAGCTTTTTATTTTTCTTTTAATATTTCTTTCTGCAGTTATTGAGTCCCTCATAGGAATTATCCAGTTTTTTGGACTTTACAGATACATTCCCGTTACTCCTTCTCCTGAGGCAGGAATGGTTGGAGGAGTTTTTCAGCAAAAAAATCTCTTTGCCTCATGGGTAGCAACAGGACTTATTGTAAGCCTCTATCTTGTCTCAACTGCATGGCTCAGGAGCTTTTCATCATTTAAAAAAATTCTTTTCTTTGCTGGAATTTTTCTTTTATCCTTAAGCCTCATTATTGCTCAGTCAAGAACAGGACTTCTTGGCGTAGTCCTTGCTATAATTTTGATATTTTTAGTAAGAAGAAAGACCTATAAACCAATTAAAAAGACTGTCTTTGTCTGGCTGATGCTGTTTATTGCCGGAGTCTCAGCTGGTTTTTTCCTTCTTTCTGTGAAAGACCAGCTTGGTATAGAAAAACTTGCAGTGAAAAAGATAAAGTGGTTTTCTGATCCTGAGCAGGTATCCTACAGGGAAAGAATACTCATGTATGAAACTTCATTTGATATGTTTAAGGAAAATCCTTTTACAGGACAGGGGTTTTCAAATTTTGGTAGTCTTTACATGTATTATCAGGCAAAGGTGAAAAAATCAAATCCTGATTATTATAAAGGCACAGGAAATCAGTATACCCATCATCCCCATAATGAACTTTCTCTGATTGTAGCTGAAAGCGGGATTTTTGGTATTCTGGGAGTTTTATGCCTTTTATATGGCATTTTAAAGTTTTTTAAAAAAATTGGCTATCAACGTGCGGGTCTTTATACTGCTTTACTCACTCCTTTTCTGATTCATATGATGCTTGAGTATCCCCTTCATCTTTCAGTTGCCCACTGGTTTACCTTTGTGCTTATTGGAGCAATGGCAACATCACATTTTTTAAAGAAAACAGAGTTTAAAATCCAGAAAAAATTAAGCATAGCAGCGGCAGGAGCACTTTCATTTCTGTTTATTTTATTTTCCGTTCACATTGTAAAAACATTTATAGCCTATAACCAGCTTGTCATATGGTATATAGAATACTCTGAAGGTAAAAATGCGAAAATTGAAAACCTGATTCCTGCAAAAGAAAATTTATATCTCAAAAACTGGGCTAAACCCATGTACATGTTTTACAGTGCTGAGAATGCTTTGAAGGATATTGAGCAGAATCAAAATTATCTCTATGATTTTTTAAACTGGTCAGAAACTGAGAAAAAAAGAATCCCTATTCCTCAGGTTTTTCAATATGATGCCTATGTTTTGTTTAGTCTTGGAAAGCATTTTGGACAGTTTGAATATTTAAATGAGGCTGTAAAATCCTCTGAAGAGGGGCTTGCACTCTATCCAGAGAATCAAGAACTTAAAAATCTAAGAAAGACAATTTTAGTTGAAGCATTTAGGAATATATTTAAAAACTTAAAACAACCAGAAAAATTACCTTCAAAAAAAGAGCCTGTTCAATAAATTACAAGTTCTTGAACAGACTTTATTGTCCATTAGGAGTTAAAAATATTTTGTGTCTTTTTTAAAAAATCTTGAATTTCAGGAAGTTTACTTTTTACAATCTGAATGTTATACCAATTCATTTTTAAATATTGATGAATTGTCTCATTTCTGTGTTTTGTAAGAGGAGCTAATTTTAATGCTAAATCTCCAATAAACTCATAACAAGCTAAAACAGTATCTTTATAAGTATCAGGAATGGTT
The Thermodesulfovibrio yellowstonii DSM 11347 DNA segment above includes these coding regions:
- a CDS encoding prepilin-type N-terminal cleavage/methylation domain-containing protein; translation: MQVLKNQRGFTLIELAIVLVIIGIILGAVLKGKDLIENARAKKFVNDVRQFEILSWTFFDRKGYFPGADKNDPIIDGNPYDDIVNKGRFTDAPTTNAITIGSYTFYVWLGNDGQTQKRNIIAITNTTTTGGASFSDAELIYMEAFDTAVDGAVDAKSGRVRAAESATITSASWLVNGVTLYTTDNNWTSAAKALVYYFDRAP
- a CDS encoding PglL family O-oligosaccharyltransferase; this translates as MPPFFKMIFSKLSAEKILLIILSAIFLFIMHIFLPNIGGVIAKQVEYVIWFASGTVVFIACLKVLKERTLKESPLKIYILFFITAWIGSIVFNQIRNLDYFLISSAWLVGGFVLWFAFHQYELTQKQKLFIFLLIFLSAVIESLIGIIQFFGLYRYIPVTPSPEAGMVGGVFQQKNLFASWVATGLIVSLYLVSTAWLRSFSSFKKILFFAGIFLLSLSLIIAQSRTGLLGVVLAIILIFLVRRKTYKPIKKTVFVWLMLFIAGVSAGFFLLSVKDQLGIEKLAVKKIKWFSDPEQVSYRERILMYETSFDMFKENPFTGQGFSNFGSLYMYYQAKVKKSNPDYYKGTGNQYTHHPHNELSLIVAESGIFGILGVLCLLYGILKFFKKIGYQRAGLYTALLTPFLIHMMLEYPLHLSVAHWFTFVLIGAMATSHFLKKTEFKIQKKLSIAAAGALSFLFILFSVHIVKTFIAYNQLVIWYIEYSEGKNAKIENLIPAKENLYLKNWAKPMYMFYSAENALKDIEQNQNYLYDFLNWSETEKKRIPIPQVFQYDAYVLFSLGKHFGQFEYLNEAVKSSEEGLALYPENQELKNLRKTILVEAFRNIFKNLKQPEKLPSKKEPVQ
- a CDS encoding HepT-like ribonuclease domain-containing protein; this encodes MNQKANKLLSFLNETIDYFLKKYKSIDKNRYFADRDARAILDKTINDIILCIVDICEEILKINNRTIPDTYKDTVLACYEFIGDLALKLAPLTKHRNETIHQYLKMNWYNIQIVKSKLPEIQDFLKKTQNIFNS